The Leclercia adecarboxylata region GCGAACTGACGCATGTCGTTGAGATCCAGGGCATGGCTGAAGACGGTGTGGTGCGCGCCGCCCGCCACGATCCAGGCTTCGGAGGCGGTGGCCAGATCCGGCTGTGCTTTCCACAGGGCGTTGGCTACCGGCAGTTTCGGCAGGGCGTGCGGGGTTTCGACGGCGTCAACGCAGTTCACCAGCAGGCGGAAACGATCGCCCAGATCGATCAGGCTGGCGTTAATCGCCGGACCGGTACGGGTGTTGAAGATCAGACGCGCCGGATCGGCTTTGCCGCCAATGCCAAGATGCTGCACGTCGAGGATCGGTTTTTCATCCACGGCGATCGACGGGCAGACTTCCAGCATGTGCGAGCCCAGCACCAGATCGTTGCCGTTCTCGAAGTGGTAGGTGTAATCCTCCATAAAGGAGGTGCCGCCCTGCAGACCGGTCGACATCACTTTCATGATGCGTAGCAGAGCGGCGGTTTTCCAGTCGCCTTCACCGGCAAAGCCATAGCCCTGCTGCATCAGACGTTGTACCGCCAGGCCCGGAAGCTGCTTGAGGCCATGAAGATCTTCAAAGGTGGTGGTGAAGGCATGGAAGCCGCCCTGTTCCAGGAAGCGCTTCATCCCCAGCTCGATACGGGCTGCATCCAGCACGTTCTGGCGTTTATCACCGTTAACCTGTGCCGCCGCCGTCAGGCGGTAGCTGCTTTCATACTCGTCCACCAGCGCATTCACGTCGCCGTCGCTGATTTCATTGACCACCTGCACCAGGTCGCCCACCGCCCAGGTATTGACGGAAAAACCAAACTTAATCTGCGCGGCCACTTTATCGCCGTCAGTTACCGCCACTTCACGCATGTTGTCGCCAAAACGCACCACTTTCAGCTGGCGGGTATCCTGTTTTGATACCGCCTGGCGCATCCAGGAGCCAATCCGCTGGTGGGCCTGTTTGTCCTGCCAGTGGCCGGTTACAACCGCGTGCTGCTGACGCATGCGCGCGCCGATGAAGCCGAACTCGCGGCCGCCGTGCGCGGTCTGGTTCAGGTTCATAAAGTCCATATCGATGCTGTCCCACGGCAGCGCCGCGTTGAACTGGGTATGGAACTGCAGCAGCGGTTTGTTGAGGATGGAAAGACCGTTGATCCACATCTTGGCCGGGGAGAAGGTGTGCAGCCACACCACCAGGCCCGCGCATTTGTCGTCGTAGTTGGCGTCACGGCAGATATGGGTGATTTCATCCGGAGAGGTACCCAGCGGCTTGAGCACCAGCTTGCACGGCAGTTTTGCTTCCGCATTCAGGGCGTTGACCACGTGTTCTGCATGCTGTGTTACCTGGCGCAGGGCTTCCGGCCCGTAAAGATGCTGGCTACCAATCACAAACCACACTTCATAATTATTAAAAATCGTCATTATCGTGTCCTTAATGTGTCAGGGTTGCCGTGGATTCCGGGATGCTCTTAACCGGGGCGGCGACAGGGAGATAGTGCTGCTCAGCGCTCTTCGCCCACTGCTGGTAGCGCTGATAGAGCTGTTCAAAACGTTGCGCCTGCTGCGGGCGCGGTTGCAGGGTGCTTTCTACCTTGCTGGCCATATGCTGTTGCG contains the following coding sequences:
- the araA gene encoding L-arabinose isomerase, yielding MTIFNNYEVWFVIGSQHLYGPEALRQVTQHAEHVVNALNAEAKLPCKLVLKPLGTSPDEITHICRDANYDDKCAGLVVWLHTFSPAKMWINGLSILNKPLLQFHTQFNAALPWDSIDMDFMNLNQTAHGGREFGFIGARMRQQHAVVTGHWQDKQAHQRIGSWMRQAVSKQDTRQLKVVRFGDNMREVAVTDGDKVAAQIKFGFSVNTWAVGDLVQVVNEISDGDVNALVDEYESSYRLTAAAQVNGDKRQNVLDAARIELGMKRFLEQGGFHAFTTTFEDLHGLKQLPGLAVQRLMQQGYGFAGEGDWKTAALLRIMKVMSTGLQGGTSFMEDYTYHFENGNDLVLGSHMLEVCPSIAVDEKPILDVQHLGIGGKADPARLIFNTRTGPAINASLIDLGDRFRLLVNCVDAVETPHALPKLPVANALWKAQPDLATASEAWIVAGGAHHTVFSHALDLNDMRQFAELHDIELTVIDNDTRLPAFKDALRWNEVYYGSKR